Proteins from a single region of Dictyostelium discoideum AX4 chromosome 5 chromosome, whole genome shotgun sequence:
- the hlcs3 gene encoding biotin--[acetyl-CoA-carboxylase] ligase 3 (Similar to acetyl-CoA-carboxylase), whose amino-acid sequence MFKITMAKSTNNTAISSALNSLKQNYTPSNIVSLYSKTALELKDAKEFYGKSYYPGQLVPNFYQTKYEAEQDDTDNSSSDIVIDEKFKIVLQTQQQQQPQQEIEDTNVFNINQYFQGLKSILFGNQIIHSKLLSSTQSLSLKYLSNTKQGIVVVSDQQTNGKGRGGNQWVSPMGCLLYSFKCKQTDGTKLPFLQYVAGLALIEAIHSFPIASDLNVRLKWPNDIYDGDSNLKIGGILCQSNYFDNQFDITIGIGLNVTNSSNPTISINEMIFKKENKKTTTTTTTTTTTITTTPTTTPTPIYISRESLLSRFFNVFEEIYLTFTRDGFRTLEKRYTDAWLHSGSVVQIKEKNNQYVKIIGITENAFLKSIECDSNGNQTSNIIHELHPDGTSFDIENLILKEKK is encoded by the coding sequence atgtttaaaattactatggcaaaatcaacaaataatactGCAATATCAAGTgcattaaattcattaaaacaaaattatacACCATCAAATATTGTATCATTATATAGTAAAACAGcattagaattaaaagatgCAAAAGAATTTTATGGAAAATCCTATTATCCCGGTCAATTAGTGCCAAACTTTTATCAAACCAAATATGAAGCAGAACAAGATGACACTGACAATAGTAGTAGTGATATTGTTATTGacgaaaaatttaaaatagtattacaaactcaacaacaacaacagcccCAACAAGAAATAGAAGATACaaatgtttttaatattaatcaatATTTCCAAGGTTTGAAATCGATTTTATTCGGCAACCAAATCATTCactctaaattattatcatcaacacaatcattatcattgaaATATCTATCAAATACTAAACAGGGTATTGTGGTAGTATCAGACCAGCAGACCAATGGTAAAGGCAGGGGCGGCAATCAATGGGTGTCGCCAATGGGGTGTCTATTATATTCATTCAAATGTAAACAAACCGATGGTACTAAACTACCATTCCTCCAATACGTAGCAGGTTTAGCACTCATTGAAGCAATTCATTCATTTCCAATCGCATCAGATTTAAACGTTCGTCTAAAATGGCCAAACGATATCTACGATGGTgatagtaatttaaaaattggtggTATCTTATGTCAATCGAATTACTTTGATAATCAATTCGATATCACAATTGGTATTGGTCTAAATGTTACAAATTCAAGTAACccaacaatttcaattaatgaaatgatttttaaaaaagaaaacaaaaaaacaacaacaacgacaacaacaacaacaacaacaataacaaccaCACCAACAACTACACCCACACCAATTTATATTAGTAgagaatcattattatcaaggttttttaatgtttttgaaGAAATTTATCTAACATTTACAAGAGATGGTTTTAGAACATTAGAAAAGAGATATACTGATGCTTGGTTACATAGTGGTTCAGTTGTACAAATTAAAGAGAAAAACAATCAATATGTTAAAATCATTGGTATAACAGAGAATgcctttttaaaatcaattgaatgtGATTCAAATGGTAATCAAACTTCAAATATTATACATGAATTACATCCAGATGGTACTTCatttgatattgaaaatttaattttaaaagaaaaaaaataa
- a CDS encoding trypsin-like serine proteases family protein (sterile alpha motif homology domain-containing protein): MNYNFKKKDLKDWSIEDTKEWINEFKKRGPNLENVDFSRFEWDGEQLSLFSMSDFQRMSPYGVALYRNLYSQPKIFQTLKKNKSISSSGGGGGSSGGGSYLNSINIGNIDLNDDLIENEIINRTVLIRVGTIHTFITFGAGCRIGKNLILVSKHVVHHSTFPQDKIIFNVGIVIPSKWVTAKLIDLSPDDQTDLALLEIIDYDSIHHLNSNNNSISSSGSINSKESIKSSGGGSEYDNKYKNQKQQHDEKDNEASGSSNNNDDENLNKNHIVNSSEFTSPSFDYHHLDELEKEREKQDYEIICNIEPIKFIGQNEGLLGKDIILCGFPKERIDLSLCQELKIKVDTVYPSIEKGTVSFSDDKRLECNSVPEPGYSESSLIFSKSDAKFIGLVKSQYMTNPNKYYCIPTSTILTWISQVSKKNSINISF, encoded by the exons atgaattataatttcaaaaaaaaag atttaaaagattGGTCAATTGAAGACACAAAAGAATGGatcaatgaatttaaaaaaagaggaCCAAATTTAGAGAATGTGGATTTTTCAAGATTTGAATGGGATGGTgaacaattatcattattttcaatgtCAGATTTTCAAAGAATGTCACCTTATGGAGTTGCACTATACAGAAATTTATATTCACAACctaaaatatttcaaacattaaaaaaaaacaaaagtatatcaagtagtggtggtggaggtggtagtagtggagGTGGTAGTTATttaaatagtattaatattggtaatattgatttaaatgatgatttaattgaaaatgaaattattaacagGACAGTTTTAATTAGAGTTGGTACAATTCATACATTTATTACATTTGGTGCTGGTTGTAGAATTGGTAAAAACTTAATATTGGTTTCAAAACATGTTGTTCATCATTCAACTTTTCCTCAagataaaatcattttcaatgttGGTATTGTAATACCATCAAAATGGGTAACTGCAAAATTAATAGATCTAAGTCCAGATGATCAAACTGATTTAGCTTTATTagaaattattgattatGATTcaattcatcatttaaattctaataataatagtattagtagtagtggtagtattaatagtaaagaatcaataaaaagtagtggtggtggtagtgaatATGataacaaatataaaaatcaaaaacaacaacatgatgaaaaagataatgaagcaagtggtagtagtaacaataatgatgatgaaaatttaaataaaaaccatATTGTAAATAGTAGTGAATttacatcaccatcatttgattatcatcatttagaTGAATTAGAAAAGGAAAGAGAGAAACAAGATTATGAAATCATTTGTAAtattgaaccaattaaattcattggCCAAAATGAAGGATTATTGGgtaaagatattattttatgtGGTTTTCCAAAGGAACGTATTGATTTATCACTATGTCaagaattaaagataaagGTTGATACAGTTTATCCATCCATTGAAAAGGGAACAGTATCATTTTCTGATGATAAACGTTTAGAATGTAACTCTGTACCAGAACCAGGTTACTCTGAATCCTCATTAATCTTTTCAAAGTCTGATGCAAAATTTATTGGTTTGGTAAAGTCACAATATATGACTAatccaaataaatattattgtaTACCAACTTCAACAATTTTAACTTGGATTAGTCAAGTTTCAAAAAAGAATTCAAtcaatatttctttttaa
- the ufc1 gene encoding ubiquitin-like post-translational modifier (Similar to UBL) translates to MDNHTKQTVQQIPLLTVKAGPRDGDKWIDRLKEEYQALIKYVEINKKADNDWFNIESNPLGTRWQGKCWYIYNFKKYEFDLEFDMPVTYPETAPEIAIPELDGKTEKMYRGGKICLTIHFKPLWSRNVPHFGIAHALALGLAPWLAAEVPHLVDNGIIKHKEDK, encoded by the exons ATGGATAACCACACCAAACAAACAGTTCAACAAATTCCATTATTAACAGTAAAGGCAGGACCTAGAGATGGTGATAAGTGGATTGATAGATTAAAAGAAGAATATCAAGcattaataaaa TatgttgaaattaataaaaaagcaGATAATGATTGGTTTAATATCGAGTCAAATCCATTAGGAACAAG ATGGCAAGGAAAATGTTggtatatttataattttaaaaaatatgaatttGATCTGGAATTTGAT atgCCAGTAACATATCCAGAAACAGCACCAGAAATTGCAATTCCAGAATTAGATGGTAAAACAGAGAAAATGTATAGAGGTGGTAAAATTTGTTTAACTATTCATTTTAAACCATTATGGTCAAGAAATGTACCACATTTTGGGATTGCACATGCATTAGCATTAGGTTTAGCACCTTGGTTAGCAGCCGAAGTACCACATTTAGTTGATAATGGTATAATTAAACATAAAgaagataaataa